In Ipomoea triloba cultivar NCNSP0323 chromosome 7, ASM357664v1, a single genomic region encodes these proteins:
- the LOC116025129 gene encoding uncharacterized protein LOC116025129: MAATTTSASRLLSPAATTITSHNHRYLSAIPHPPFTPHASKSPRPITKLHVSSKPSSLSAAAAAPSSKSSQETVFFDGGAHYGDLVANLLLGFTLLWLPLTLAAVFRAFSLRYRFTNLRVTVISGQDRSDFSYKVIKDVQVVPRFIGEWGDIVITLKDGTKVDLRSVPKFREIAKYCLSMAEQPVDLKESGPKGF, from the coding sequence GGCCGCCACCACCACCTCTGCCTCTCGCCTCCTCTCCCCGGCCGCCACCACCATCACCTCCCACAACCACCGTTACCTCTCCGCAATTCCCCACCCCCCATTCACTCCCCACGCCTCAAAATCCCCCAGACCCATCACCAAACTCCACGTCTCCTCCAAGCCATCCTCcctctccgccgccgccgccgcccccTCATCCAAATCCTCCCAAGAAACCGTCTTTTTCGACGGCGGGGCCCACTACGGCGACCTCGTAGCCAACCTGCTTCTGGGTTTCACTCTTCTCTGGCTGCCGCTCACTCTCGCCGCAGTTTTCCGAGCCTTCTCTCTCCGCTACAGATTCACCAATCTCCGGGTCACTGTCATCTCCGGGCAGGACAGAAGCGATTTCTCCTACAAAGTCATCAAGGATGTTCAGGTCGTGCCTAGGTTCATTGGGGAGTGGGGTGACATTGTCATCACTCTCAAAGATGGCACTAAGGTCGACCTCAGGAGTGTGCCAAAGTTCAGAGAAATTGCTAAGTATTGCCTCTCCATGGCTGAGCAGCCTGTGGATTTAAAGGAGTCTGGTCCCAAAGGGTTTTGA